A genomic stretch from Spiroplasma endosymbiont of Clivina fossor includes:
- a CDS encoding IS1/IS1595 family N-terminal zinc-binding domain-containing protein translates to MEKIIQELVNTLTDDQFLEFYEKVKQQAELIKKQKRLNEIDQKFRAQGIKCPKCESYHCVKNGHNSEGKQKYLCKNCRASFDAFRNHFIYWSHLNYEQWNLLIQISLLGQSSKTISRFIKTTLKTAWYNRQKLMKSKQLENTQLKFKKLSGKIQIDETFIKEIHKGNFKYKTDPRRIHLDPFATNTKCCIQMAIDN, encoded by the coding sequence ATGGAAAAAATAATTCAAGAACTAGTAAATACTTTAACAGATGATCAATTTTTAGAATTTTATGAAAAAGTCAAACAACAAGCAGAATTAATAAAAAAACAAAAACGTTTAAATGAAATTGATCAAAAATTTAGAGCGCAAGGTATTAAATGCCCTAAATGTGAATCTTACCATTGCGTTAAAAATGGACATAATTCAGAAGGAAAACAAAAATATTTATGTAAAAATTGCCGTGCAAGTTTTGACGCTTTTCGTAATCATTTTATTTATTGAAGTCATTTAAATTATGAACAATGAAATTTATTGATTCAAATTTCATTGCTGGGGCAATCTAGTAAAACAATTTCTCGTTTTATTAAAACTACATTAAAAACTGCTTGATATAATCGTCAAAAATTAATGAAATCAAAACAATTAGAAAATACCCAATTAAAATTTAAAAAATTATCTGGTAAAATCCAAATCGATGAAACATTTATTAAAGAAATTCATAAAGGAAATTTCAAATATAAAACTGATCCACGAAGAATTCACCTTGACCCATTCGCAACTAATACTAAATGCTGTATTCAAATGGCAATTGATAATTAA
- a CDS encoding transposase family protein, which translates to MLDKYKDENEFYSLIGIKYKTFMKMVEILKEGEAKQKQIGGRPNKLSIEQRLLMTLEYWKEYSTYRIIAKKYNISHVSCIRNIFWVENTLIKNSHFHIPGKKILLENKGTTNNLLAIDATEIPIERIKKN; encoded by the coding sequence ATGTTAGATAAATACAAAGACGAAAACGAATTTTATAGTTTAATAGGCATAAAATATAAAACTTTCATGAAAATGGTAGAAATTTTAAAAGAAGGTGAAGCTAAACAAAAACAAATTGGTGGTAGACCAAATAAATTATCAATAGAGCAAAGATTACTTATGACTTTAGAATACTGAAAAGAATATAGTACATATCGTATTATTGCAAAAAAATATAATATTAGTCATGTTAGTTGTATTCGTAATATCTTTTGAGTTGAAAATACTCTAATAAAAAATAGTCACTTTCATATACCTGGCAAAAAGATATTATTAGAAAATAAGGGTACTACTAATAATTTATTAGCAATTGATGCTACAGAAATTCCAATTGAAAGAATTAAAAAAAACTAA
- a CDS encoding transposase family protein has translation MFSGKKRQHSLKSQIIIDLFNNKIISVDFCYGSTHDYKLFLKSNTLINPKLELIADSGYQGLQNVHKNTLLPIKKSKNNPLNPDKKEYNRLLAKLI, from the coding sequence TTATTTTCTGGTAAGAAAAGGCAACATTCATTAAAATCGCAAATAATTATTGATTTATTTAACAATAAAATTATTTCAGTAGATTTTTGTTATGGCAGTACTCATGATTATAAGTTATTTTTAAAATCAAATACACTTATAAATCCAAAATTAGAATTAATTGCCGATTCAGGATATCAAGGTTTGCAAAATGTTCATAAAAATACATTATTGCCAATTAAAAAGAGTAAAAATAATCCTTTAAATCCAGATAAAAAGGAATATAATAGACTTCTTGCAAAATTAATTTAA
- a CDS encoding transposase family protein, with amino-acid sequence MKFKKNNQISDKNFLRLTGIKHTTFNKMLEILKIEELKKRFRRGRTNKLSLENRILMTLEYWREYRTYFHIAKSYFNFVENSWYLLNILNFRYILIW; translated from the coding sequence ATGAAATTTAAAAAAAATAATCAAATAAGTGATAAAAATTTTTTAAGATTAACTGGTATTAAACATACTACTTTTAATAAAATGCTAGAAATTTTAAAAATAGAAGAATTAAAAAAGAGATTTCGTCGCGGAAGAACCAATAAATTATCATTAGAAAATCGTATTTTAATGACTTTAGAATATTGAAGAGAATATAGAACTTATTTTCATATTGCAAAAAGTTATTTTAATTTTGTCGAAAACTCTTGATATTTATTGAATATACTTAATTTTAGGTATATTTTAATATGATAG
- a CDS encoding IS1/IS1595 family N-terminal zinc-binding domain-containing protein — protein sequence MEKIIQELVNTLTDDQFLEFYEKVKQQAELIKKQKRLNEIDQKFRAQGIKCPKCESYHCVKNGHNSEGKQKYLCKNCRASFDAFRNHFIYWSHLNYEQWNLLIQISLLGQSSKTISRFIKTTLKTAWYNRQKLMKSKQLENTQLKFKKLSGKIQIDETFIKEIHKGNFKYKTDPRRIHLDPFATNTKCCIQMAIDNNNNIYVKSTNTKRLQKQWVIENMNKELINENSIITSDMQKLYFLVAKQTNSTLCVTKTTINPEASYRNLNKISKLQSSLKEALIHYHGLGFTNIQNYLNLWKWKYQHKGLTPNQQTAVLYFNV from the coding sequence ATGGAAAAAATAATTCAAGAACTAGTAAATACTTTAACAGATGATCAATTTTTAGAATTTTATGAAAAAGTCAAACAACAAGCAGAATTAATAAAAAAACAAAAACGTTTAAATGAAATTGATCAAAAATTTAGAGCGCAAGGTATTAAATGCCCTAAATGTGAATCTTACCATTGCGTTAAAAATGGACATAATTCAGAAGGAAAACAAAAATATTTATGTAAAAATTGCCGTGCAAGTTTTGACGCTTTTCGTAATCATTTTATTTATTGAAGTCATTTAAATTATGAACAATGAAATTTATTGATTCAAATTTCATTGCTGGGGCAATCTAGTAAAACAATTTCTCGTTTTATTAAAACTACATTAAAAACTGCTTGATATAATCGTCAAAAATTAATGAAATCAAAACAATTAGAAAATACCCAATTAAAATTTAAAAAATTATCTGGTAAAATCCAAATCGATGAAACATTTATTAAAGAAATCCATAAAGGAAATTTCAAATATAAAACTGATCCACGAAGAATTCACCTTGACCCATTCGCAACTAATACTAAATGCTGTATTCAAATGGCAATTGATAATAATAACAATATTTATGTTAAATCCACAAACACCAAACGTTTACAAAAACAATGAGTTATTGAAAATATGAACAAAGAATTAATTAACGAAAATTCAATTATTACTTCCGATATGCAAAAATTATATTTTTTAGTAGCAAAACAAACAAATTCTACTTTATGTGTAACTAAAACAACAATTAATCCTGAAGCTAGTTATCGTAACTTAAATAAAATCAGTAAATTACAATCTAGTCTTAAAGAAGCCTTAATTCATTATCATGGTTTAGGTTTTACTAATATTCAAAATTATTTAAATCTCTGAAAATGAAAATACCAACATAAGGGTTTAACTCCAAATCAACAAACAGCGGTATTATATTTTAATGTATAA
- a CDS encoding helix-turn-helix domain-containing protein, translating into MKFKKNNQISDKNFLRLTGIKHTTFNKMLEILKIEELKKRFRRGRTNKLSLENRILMTLEYWREYRTYFHIAKSYDISESSCYRNIKWIEDTLIKHPNFQQLTGQKSLLKDYFKDKIVIIDVTESQIQRPKKDKNSTTQEKRKNTQ; encoded by the coding sequence ATGAAATTTAAAAAAAATAATCAAATAAGTGATAAAAATTTTTTAAGATTAACTGGTATTAAACATACTACTTTTAATAAAATGCTAGAAATTTTAAAAATAGAAGAATTAAAAAAGAGATTTCGTCGCGGAAGAACCAATAAATTATCATTAGAAAATCGTATTTTAATGACTTTAGAATATTGAAGAGAATATAGAACTTATTTTCATATTGCAAAAAGTTATGATATTAGTGAAAGTAGTTGTTATAGAAATATCAAATGAATTGAAGACACTTTAATAAAACACCCTAATTTTCAACAACTTACTGGTCAAAAATCACTATTAAAAGATTATTTCAAAGATAAGATTGTTATAATTGATGTAACTGAAAGCCAAATCCAACGCCCAAAAAAAGACAAAAACAGCACTACTCAAGAAAAAAGAAAAAACACACAATAA
- a CDS encoding transposase family protein, translated as MKTQVIIEKDSKKIISSDFSYGKNHDFKILKDSKIKFLPETTVLVDLGYQGIQKINHNVLIPKRKSKKNPLNKEEKQNNERISKMRIVIENVFAILKKFKIISEKYQNRRKRFALRFNLIASIYNLQLLV; from the coding sequence ATAAAAACACAAGTTATAATTGAAAAAGATAGTAAAAAAATTATTAGTTCTGATTTTTCTTATGGTAAAAACCATGACTTTAAAATTTTAAAAGATTCAAAAATTAAATTTTTACCAGAAACAACTGTTTTAGTGGATTTAGGTTATCAAGGCATACAAAAAATTAATCATAATGTTTTAATTCCTAAAAGAAAATCAAAGAAAAACCCTTTAAATAAAGAAGAAAAGCAAAATAATGAGCGAATTTCAAAAATGAGAATTGTTATTGAAAATGTTTTTGCTATACTTAAAAAATTTAAAATTATTAGTGAAAAATATCAAAATCGTAGAAAAAGATTTGCTTTAAGATTTAATTTAATAGCTTCAATTTATAATTTACAACTATTAGTTTAA
- a CDS encoding transposase family protein: protein MNFARSLIKTQVIIEKDSKKIISSDFSYGKNHDFKILKDSKIKFLPETTVLVDLGYQGIQKINHNVLIPKRKSKKNPLNKEEKQNNERISKMRIVIENVFAILKKFKIISEKYRNRRKRFALRFNLIASIYNLQLLV from the coding sequence ATTAATTTTGCAAGAAGTCTAATAAAAACACAAGTTATAATTGAAAAAGATAGTAAAAAAATTATTAGTTCTGATTTTTCTTATGGTAAAAACCATGACTTTAAAATTTTAAAAGATTCAAAAATTAAATTTTTACCAGAAACAACTGTTTTAGTAGATTTAGGTTATCAAGGCATACAAAAAATTAATCATAATGTTTTAATTCCTAAAAGAAAATCAAAGAAAAACCCTTTAAATAAAGAAGAAAAGCAAAATAATGAGCGAATTTCAAAAATGAGAATTGTTATTGAAAATGTTTTTGCTATACTTAAAAAATTTAAAATTATTAGTGAAAAATATCGAAATCGTAGAAAAAGATTTGCTTTAAGATTTAATTTAATAGCTTCAATTTATAATTTACAACTATTAGTTTAA